From the genome of Aeromonas hydrophila subsp. hydrophila ATCC 7966:
CGAAGTGCTCAACACCGATGCGGAAGGCCGCCTGGTGCTGTGCGATGCACTGACCTACGTGGATCGCTTTGATCCGGAAACCGTAATTGACGTGGCCACTTTGACCGGTGCCTGCATCATCGCCCTGGGTCACCACACCACGGGTCTCTTGGCCAACCACAACCCGCTGGCCCACGAGCTGCTCAACGCCTCCGAGCAGGCGGGTGATCGCGCCTGGCGCCTGCCGCTGTTCGACGAGTATCAGGAACAGCTGGAGAGTCCGTTTGCCGACATGGCCAACATTGGTGGCCGCCCGGCCGGTACCATCACCGCCGCCGCCTTCCTGTCACGCTTCACCAAGAAGTACAACTGGGCCCACCTGGATATCGCCGGGACCGCCTGGAAGAGTGGCAAGGAGAAAGGCTCCACCGGGCGTCCGGTGCCCCTGCTGACCCAGTTCCTGCTGAACCGGTCAGGGGTGGTCATCGAAGAGAAGGAGTAACCCTTTTATCCCGTTCGATGCGTGCATCAAACGGGATGGCGTTACCCTGAATCACAAGGAAGAGGCCCGCCTCTTCCTTGTTTCATTGAGGGTTGGCAGGAATATCCCCTGCCCGTCCTTACCGGCGGTCAATAGTCCGTCACCGCAAACGGGATCAACCTGATGAGCCAAGTGACCTTTTACCTGATGAGCGAGCAGGATGACGCGCAGGCTTCGGCCGTCGAACGCCTCGCCTGCCAGCTCGTAGCCGATAGCTGGGGGGCGGGTCATCTCTACCTGCTGTGCGACGACGAAGCGCAAGCCCTGCGCCTCGACGAACTGCTGTGGCAGCTGCCGCCGGAGCGCTTCGTGCCGCACCAGTTGCAGGGCGAGAGCGGTCAGGCACCGGTGGAGATCGGTCATCAGCCGCCACGGCGGCGCTATGCCCGCCTCATCAATCTGGCCAAACAGACACCTTTGTTTGCAGGACACTTCGCTCAAGTGGTAGATTTTGTCCCCACTGACGAAACGCAAAAGCAGCAAGCCCGCGAGCGCTACAAGCACTATCGCCAGGCAGGCCACGCCCTCGAGATGAGGGATCAGCCCGTCCTTGCCGCACCGGATCCGGCGCAGCCCTGACTGTGCCACCCTCGATCCACGACGAATCAACACCAGAATCCATCCATCCAGAATACGGCGAGACCATGGAAAAGACTTTTAATCACAACGCCATCGAACAGGCGCTCTATCAGCACTGGGAAGCCCAGGGTTACTTCAAGCCCCACGGCGACACCAGCAAAGACTCCTTCTGCATCATGATCCCGCCGCCGAACGTCACCGGCAGCCTGCACATGGGTCACGCCTTCCAGCAAACCCTGATGGATACCCTGATCCGCTACAACCGCATGCAGGGCAAGAACACCCTGTGGCAGGCGGGTACCGACCACGCCGGTATCGCCACCCAGATGGTGGTTGAGCGCAAGATCGCCGCAGAAGAGGGCAAGACCCGCCACGATTACGGCCGGGAAGCCTTCATCGACAAGATCTGGCAGTGGAAGGAAGAGTCCGGCGGTACCATCACCCGCCAGATGCGCCGTCTGGGTGACTCCGTGGATTGGGAGCGCGAGCGCTTCACCATGGATGAAGGCCTCTCTGCCGCCGTGCAGGAAGTGTTCGTCCGTCTTTACGAAGATGGCCTGATGTACCGTGGCAAGCGTCTGGTGAACTGGGATCCCAAGCTCAACACCGCCATCTCCGATCTGGAAGTGGAAAACCGCGAGATCAAGGGCCACATGTGGCACCTGCGCTACCCGCTGGCCAACGGCGCCAAGACTGCCGAAGGCCAGGATCACCTGATCGTCGCCACCACCCGCCCGGAAACCATGCTGGGTGATACCGCCGTTGCGGTAAACCCGGAAGACCCGCGCTACAAGGCGCTGATCGGTCAGCACATTCTGCTGCCGCTGGTGAACCGTCTGATCCCCATCGTCGCCGACGAGCACGCCGACATGGAGAAGGGCACCGGCTGCGTGAAGATCACCCCGGCCCACGACTTCAACGACAACGAAGTGGGCAAGCGCCACAACCTGCCGATGATCAACATCTTCACCCTGGACGCCCACGTGCGTGCCGAGGCCGAAGTGGTCGACAGCAACGGCAACCCCAGCACCGCCTATGACGCCGCCCTGCCGACCGAGTTCGCCGGGATGGAGCGTTTCGCGGCTCGCAAGGCCATCGTCGCCAAGCTGGACGAGCTGGGCCTCTTGGCCGAGATCAAGGATCACGTGCTGCAGCAGCCTTACGGCGATCGCGGTGGCGTGCCCATCGAGCCGATGCTGACCGACCAGTGGTACGTGCGCGTGGCGCCGATGGCCAAAACAGCCATCGAGGCGGTGGAAGATGGCCGCATCCAGTTCGTGCCGAAACAGTACGAAAACATGTACTTCTCCTGGATGCGCGACATTCAGGACTGGTGCGTCTCCCGTCAGCTGTGGTGGGGTCACCGCATCCCGGCCTGGTATGACGATGCCGGCAACGTCTACGTGGGCCGCAACGAAGATGAAGTGCGCGCCAAGCACAGCATCCCATCCGTGACCACCCTGCGTCAGGACGAAGACGTGCTCGACACCTGGTTCAGCTCCGCCCTGTGGACCTTTTCCACCCTGGGCTGGCCGAACAACACCGAGGCGCTCAAGACTTTCCACCCGACCGACGTGCTGATGAGCGGCTTCGACATCATCTTCTTCTGGATTGCCCGGATGATCATGATGACCATGCACTTCATCAAGGACGAAAACGGCCAGCCGCAAGTCCCGTTCAAGACCGTCTACATCACCGGCCTTATCCGTGACGAAGAAGGCCAGAAGATGTCCAAGTCCAAGGGCAACGTGCTGGATCCGCTCGACATGATCGACGGTATCTCGCTGGAAGATCTGCTGGAGAAGCGCACCGGCAACATGATGCAGCCGCAGATGGCCGAGAAGATCGGCAAGCGTACCGCCAAGCAGTTCCCGGAAGGGATCGAGGCCCACGGCACCGACGCCCTGCGCTTCACCCTGGCGGCGCTGGCCTCTACCGGTCGTGACATCAACTGGGACATGAAGCGCCTGGATGGCTACAACAACTTCTGCAACAAGCTGTGGAACGCCTCCCGCTATGTGCTGATGAACACCGAAGATCAGGATTGTGGCTTCAACGGTGGCGAGATGCAGTTCAGCCTGGCGGATCGCTGGATCCAGTCCCAGCTGCAAGTGGCCATCCGCGACTTCCGCACCGCCCTCGATACCTACCGCTTCGACATCGCGGCAGGCGTGTTGTACGAATTTATCTGGAACCAGTTCTGTGACTGGTATCTGGAGCTGACCAAGCCGGTACTGACCAAGGGTTCCGAGGCCGAGCAGCGCGCTGCCCGCCACACCCTCGTCAGCGTCCTCGAGACCCTGCTGCGCCTGGCACACCCGATCATCCCGTTCATCACCGAGACCATCTGGAAATCGGTCGCCCCGCTGGCCGGCGTGCACGCCGACACCATCATGATTCAGGCCTTCCCGGAATTCGACGCCGCCAAGGTGGACGAAGCCGCGATGGCGGATCAGGAGTGGGTGAAGGAGTTCATCGTCAGCATCCGCAACATCCGCGCCGAGATGAACGTGGCGCCGAGCGTGCCGCTCAACGTGCTGCTCCAGTGCGATGCCAAGGATGCCCAGCGCGCAGCCGACAACGAGGCCTTCCTCAAGTCGCTGGCCCGTCTGGAATCCATCCGCGTACTGGCGGACGGTGAAGCCGCCCCGCTGTCGGTCAAAAAATTGATCGGTGCCACCGAGCTGATGATCCCGATGGCCGGTCTCATCGACAAGGATGCCGAGCTGGCTCGTCTGGCCAAAGAGGTTGCCCGTCTGGTGGGCGAGTGCGGCCGCATCGAAGGCAAGCTCGGCAACGAAGCCTTCGTCGCCAAGGCGCCGGAAGCGGTCATCATCAAGGAGCGCGAGAAGCTGGAAGATTACCGTCTCCAGCTGACCAAGCTGGAAGCCCAGCAGGCCGAGATCGCCGCGCTGTAAGCCGGATTTGACTTGGTAGAAGCCCCCTCCTGCAGGGGGCTTTTTATTGCCCGCCCGCCGCCACCCCGCGCTTTTTGCGCTTCTTCATGCAAAATTAGCGAGCCAAATCACCCGCTTTCACAAGCGCATCGCCCCCAAATTCATTACACTGCCAGCGATCTTTTCTACTCGGAGTGCTGTTGCAGTATGGAAATATTGATCCTGTTTGGATTGATTTTGCTTAATGGCGTCTTCGCCATGTCGGAAATCGCCATCGTCACCGCGCGCAAGGCCCGCCTCAGCAAGATGGTCAGCGAAGGGAGCCGCTCTGCCGCCATCG
Proteins encoded in this window:
- a CDS encoding DNA polymerase III subunit chi; translation: MSQVTFYLMSEQDDAQASAVERLACQLVADSWGAGHLYLLCDDEAQALRLDELLWQLPPERFVPHQLQGESGQAPVEIGHQPPRRRYARLINLAKQTPLFAGHFAQVVDFVPTDETQKQQARERYKHYRQAGHALEMRDQPVLAAPDPAQP
- a CDS encoding valine--tRNA ligase, which produces MEKTFNHNAIEQALYQHWEAQGYFKPHGDTSKDSFCIMIPPPNVTGSLHMGHAFQQTLMDTLIRYNRMQGKNTLWQAGTDHAGIATQMVVERKIAAEEGKTRHDYGREAFIDKIWQWKEESGGTITRQMRRLGDSVDWERERFTMDEGLSAAVQEVFVRLYEDGLMYRGKRLVNWDPKLNTAISDLEVENREIKGHMWHLRYPLANGAKTAEGQDHLIVATTRPETMLGDTAVAVNPEDPRYKALIGQHILLPLVNRLIPIVADEHADMEKGTGCVKITPAHDFNDNEVGKRHNLPMINIFTLDAHVRAEAEVVDSNGNPSTAYDAALPTEFAGMERFAARKAIVAKLDELGLLAEIKDHVLQQPYGDRGGVPIEPMLTDQWYVRVAPMAKTAIEAVEDGRIQFVPKQYENMYFSWMRDIQDWCVSRQLWWGHRIPAWYDDAGNVYVGRNEDEVRAKHSIPSVTTLRQDEDVLDTWFSSALWTFSTLGWPNNTEALKTFHPTDVLMSGFDIIFFWIARMIMMTMHFIKDENGQPQVPFKTVYITGLIRDEEGQKMSKSKGNVLDPLDMIDGISLEDLLEKRTGNMMQPQMAEKIGKRTAKQFPEGIEAHGTDALRFTLAALASTGRDINWDMKRLDGYNNFCNKLWNASRYVLMNTEDQDCGFNGGEMQFSLADRWIQSQLQVAIRDFRTALDTYRFDIAAGVLYEFIWNQFCDWYLELTKPVLTKGSEAEQRAARHTLVSVLETLLRLAHPIIPFITETIWKSVAPLAGVHADTIMIQAFPEFDAAKVDEAAMADQEWVKEFIVSIRNIRAEMNVAPSVPLNVLLQCDAKDAQRAADNEAFLKSLARLESIRVLADGEAAPLSVKKLIGATELMIPMAGLIDKDAELARLAKEVARLVGECGRIEGKLGNEAFVAKAPEAVIIKEREKLEDYRLQLTKLEAQQAEIAAL